A single Arachidicoccus sp. BS20 DNA region contains:
- a CDS encoding GlxA family transcriptional regulator: MAATPEIKHIVILVHPYSALLNMAAPVEVFQRAIEEMEQPDMSIDFSYELHIVSANPDPKLNMKPCISLICESNYLEVDYRIDTLIVVGAPRRNGFDPKVLDWLKRQSKKVRRICSMCAGAFILAEAGILNNKKAVTHWQLCDEMARKYPQIEVEKDPIFIRQGNVYTSAGVTAGLDLSLALIEEDLGKAFALHIARMMVLFLKRPGNQTQFSVMLDAQKTDYLPITKVIDWIHNHLEEDITVEKLAETASMSPRNFARVFARELNTTPIKYVEKIRIETACRYLTDSHLTIDEIAHLTGFKSSLNMNRIFLKTFNTNPSQYRKNFSTSFSHPNQY; the protein is encoded by the coding sequence ATGGCCGCAACACCTGAAATAAAACACATCGTTATATTGGTTCATCCCTATTCTGCATTGCTGAATATGGCTGCACCTGTTGAAGTTTTCCAAAGAGCTATAGAAGAAATGGAGCAACCCGATATGTCAATAGATTTCTCCTACGAATTACACATCGTATCGGCAAATCCAGATCCCAAGCTCAACATGAAACCCTGTATTTCGCTCATCTGTGAAAGCAACTACCTTGAAGTTGATTATCGCATTGATACTTTGATTGTAGTCGGTGCTCCGAGAAGAAATGGATTTGACCCCAAAGTGCTGGATTGGCTGAAGAGGCAGTCAAAAAAAGTTAGGCGCATCTGTTCCATGTGTGCCGGTGCGTTTATCTTGGCAGAAGCAGGAATACTGAATAACAAAAAAGCTGTTACCCATTGGCAGCTTTGTGATGAAATGGCCAGAAAATATCCGCAGATTGAAGTAGAGAAAGACCCTATTTTCATCAGGCAGGGAAATGTGTACACATCTGCCGGAGTTACGGCCGGACTGGATTTGTCCCTGGCTTTGATAGAAGAAGATTTGGGAAAAGCCTTTGCCCTGCATATTGCCAGAATGATGGTACTCTTTTTAAAACGTCCCGGCAATCAAACACAGTTCAGCGTGATGCTGGATGCTCAAAAAACCGACTATCTGCCTATAACCAAAGTTATTGACTGGATTCACAACCACCTTGAAGAAGACATTACCGTAGAAAAATTAGCGGAAACGGCTTCGATGAGTCCAAGGAATTTCGCGCGTGTTTTTGCCCGGGAATTGAACACGACTCCTATTAAATATGTAGAAAAAATAAGAATAGAAACCGCTTGCCGTTACCTGACGGATTCGCATTTAACCATTGATGAAATTGCGCATTTAACGGGCTTTAAATCTTCTTTAAACATGAACCGTATTTTTTTGAAGACGTTTAATACCAATCCATCTCAATACAGAAAGAATTTTAGCACATCATTTAGCCATCCTAATCAATATTAA
- a CDS encoding type I restriction-modification system subunit M: MSNFREKADLIWKIADLLRGDYKQSDYGKVILPLTVLRRLDCVLAPTKQNVLNYLPKIASLKENAKDIALNKIAGFNFHNKSQFDFEKLVADPNSIALNLRNYINGFSAGAREIIEYFNFDDQIDRMDKADILFRVVTEFKKIDLSDMTSMEMGYVFEELIRKFSEQSNETAGEHFTPREVIRLMVNILFNEDREILTKEGIVKTLYDPACGTGGMLSIGEEYVKELNPKADLKVFGQEINPESYAICKSDMLIKGQNPSNIKFGNTFTVDGLEGEVFDYMLSNPPFGVDWKKAEKFIKTEAEKKGMSGRFGAGLPRINDGSLLFLQHMISKMKSTGSRIGIVFNGSPLFTGAAESGESNIRKWIIENDWLEAIIALPDQLFYNTGISTYVWIVTNHKNHERKGKIQLINATGIKDEELLKESKLSFNRFWQKMDRSLGNKRKKIAENGNSKGIGFITKLYGDFEENEFVKIYPNEFFGYWRVTVEQPLKEKGKVVKSKGTPKPDTSLRDYENIPFLKKGVDGSLVPQTIEEYFETEVKPHLPEAWIDHSKTKIGYEINFTKYFYEFKPLRSLSEIRAEILALEEKTLETEKTVLE; the protein is encoded by the coding sequence ATGAGCAACTTTAGAGAGAAAGCAGATTTAATTTGGAAAATTGCAGATTTACTTCGGGGTGATTACAAGCAATCAGATTACGGAAAGGTTATTTTGCCTTTGACCGTATTACGTCGTTTGGATTGCGTTTTGGCTCCTACTAAGCAGAATGTCTTAAATTATCTGCCAAAGATTGCATCTCTAAAAGAGAATGCCAAAGATATAGCCTTAAATAAAATTGCAGGTTTTAATTTTCATAACAAAAGCCAATTCGATTTTGAAAAATTGGTGGCAGATCCTAATAGTATTGCTCTTAACCTGAGAAATTATATCAATGGATTTTCAGCGGGAGCTAGAGAAATCATCGAATATTTCAATTTTGACGATCAAATCGATCGTATGGACAAAGCAGATATTCTATTCAGAGTAGTTACCGAGTTTAAAAAAATCGATCTATCCGATATGACTTCCATGGAAATGGGATATGTATTCGAAGAACTCATTCGTAAATTTTCAGAGCAGTCCAATGAAACTGCTGGAGAACATTTTACACCTAGAGAAGTCATCAGGTTGATGGTGAATATACTTTTTAATGAGGATAGGGAGATTCTTACTAAAGAAGGAATTGTAAAAACGCTATATGATCCTGCTTGTGGAACAGGTGGAATGCTGTCTATCGGTGAAGAATATGTAAAAGAATTGAATCCAAAAGCGGATCTGAAAGTCTTCGGACAAGAAATAAATCCAGAATCTTATGCCATCTGCAAATCAGATATGTTGATCAAGGGGCAAAACCCGAGCAACATCAAATTTGGTAATACATTTACAGTTGACGGCTTGGAAGGAGAAGTCTTTGACTATATGCTGTCTAATCCTCCTTTTGGGGTAGATTGGAAGAAAGCCGAAAAGTTCATAAAAACTGAAGCAGAGAAAAAGGGAATGAGTGGGCGTTTTGGGGCAGGTTTACCTCGTATTAACGACGGTTCTTTGCTGTTCTTGCAACACATGATTTCCAAAATGAAAAGCACCGGAAGTCGTATCGGAATTGTATTCAACGGTTCACCTCTCTTTACTGGAGCAGCAGAAAGTGGTGAGAGCAACATTCGCAAGTGGATTATTGAGAACGACTGGTTGGAAGCTATTATTGCACTGCCAGATCAGTTGTTTTACAATACAGGTATTAGTACTTATGTGTGGATAGTAACAAATCATAAAAACCATGAACGAAAAGGCAAAATACAACTCATCAATGCTACTGGAATAAAGGATGAAGAATTATTGAAAGAAAGTAAGCTGAGTTTTAATCGTTTCTGGCAGAAGATGGATCGCAGCTTAGGTAATAAGCGGAAAAAGATTGCGGAAAACGGAAATAGTAAAGGTATTGGCTTTATTACGAAGTTATATGGAGATTTCGAAGAAAACGAGTTTGTAAAAATTTATCCCAATGAATTTTTTGGTTATTGGAGGGTAACGGTAGAGCAACCTTTAAAGGAGAAAGGGAAGGTTGTAAAAAGTAAAGGAACGCCTAAGCCGGATACTTCTTTACGTGATTATGAAAACATTCCGTTCCTAAAGAAAGGTGTCGATGGAAGTCTGGTTCCTCAAACCATTGAAGAATATTTTGAAACGGAGGTAAAACCTCATTTGCCCGAAGCTTGGATAGACCACAGCAAAACCAAGATTGGTTATGAGATCAATTTTACAAAATATTTCTATGAGTTTAAGCCTTTAAGATCATTATCTGAAATAAGAGCTGAAATTTTAGCTTTGGAAGAAAAAACATTGGAAACTGAAAAAACTGTTTTGGAATGA
- the mobC gene encoding conjugal transfer protein MobC, which produces MQGEDDLRGLAKIMAFMRAVSILLVLMHLYWFCYGFFLEHGWTLEIINKILGNFNRTAGLFEHTLYTKVFALVLLALSCLGTKGVKNEKITWTKIYVALGVGFILFFLNTPLLKLSPATGTFLYIFTISLGYIALLMAGVWISRLLRTNLMDDVFNTENESFQQETKLMENEYSVNLPTKFYYKGKWNNGWINIVNPFRATIVLGTPGSGKSYAIVNNYIKQQIEKGFSMYIYDFKFDDLSSIAYNHLLKNRDKYKVQPKFYVINFDDPRRSHRCNPLNPDFMTDISDAYEAAYTIMLNLNRSWIQKQGDFFVESPIILLAAIIWYLKIYENGKYCTFPHAIELLNKKYSDVFTILTSYPDLENYLSPFMDAWQGGAQDQLQGQIASAKIPLSRMISPQLYWVMTGDDFTLDINNPKEPKILCVGNNPDRQNIYSAALGLYNSRIVKLINKKGQLKSSVIIDELPTIYFRGLDNLIATARSNKVAVCLGFQDFSQLIRDYGDKEAKVIQNTVGNIFSGQVVGETAKSLSERFGKVLQKRQSMTINRNDKSTSISTQLDSLIPASKISTLTQGMFVGAISDNFEERIEQKIFHAEIIVDNEKVAAETKNYLKIPQILSFVNEQGEDKMKQEIESNYKQIKSDILYIVESEMERIKNDPDLQHLVQQE; this is translated from the coding sequence ATGCAAGGAGAAGACGATTTAAGAGGGCTTGCCAAGATAATGGCCTTTATGCGGGCAGTCAGTATTCTTTTGGTGCTGATGCATCTTTATTGGTTCTGCTACGGTTTCTTTTTAGAACATGGCTGGACGTTGGAAATCATCAATAAGATTTTAGGGAATTTCAACCGAACGGCAGGACTGTTTGAACACACTTTATATACCAAAGTATTCGCTTTGGTTTTACTGGCTTTAAGCTGCTTAGGCACAAAAGGAGTAAAGAATGAGAAGATAACCTGGACTAAAATTTATGTAGCTTTGGGCGTTGGCTTTATACTGTTCTTCCTGAATACCCCATTGCTGAAGCTATCCCCGGCAACAGGCACATTCCTGTACATTTTTACTATCTCATTAGGTTATATCGCCTTGCTGATGGCGGGTGTATGGATAAGCCGATTGCTCCGTACTAACCTGATGGACGACGTTTTCAATACCGAGAACGAGAGCTTCCAGCAGGAAACCAAGCTGATGGAAAATGAATACTCTGTAAACCTACCCACCAAATTTTACTACAAAGGTAAATGGAACAACGGTTGGATAAATATTGTCAATCCATTTAGGGCAACCATCGTTTTGGGTACGCCTGGTTCGGGAAAATCGTATGCCATTGTAAACAACTATATCAAGCAGCAGATTGAAAAAGGCTTTAGTATGTATATCTACGATTTTAAGTTTGATGATCTTTCTAGCATTGCCTACAATCATCTACTGAAGAATAGGGATAAGTACAAAGTACAACCGAAATTCTACGTCATAAATTTCGATGATCCACGCCGGAGCCACCGTTGCAATCCACTCAATCCCGACTTTATGACGGACATCAGCGATGCCTACGAAGCGGCTTATACGATAATGCTAAACCTTAACAGGTCGTGGATACAGAAGCAGGGGGATTTTTTCGTGGAAAGCCCAATTATCTTATTAGCCGCCATTATTTGGTATCTGAAAATATATGAAAACGGCAAATATTGTACATTCCCACACGCCATTGAACTCCTGAACAAAAAGTATTCGGATGTATTTACTATTCTTACCTCATATCCCGATTTGGAAAATTACTTGTCGCCTTTTATGGATGCCTGGCAAGGTGGAGCACAAGACCAATTACAGGGGCAAATCGCATCAGCAAAAATTCCACTATCAAGAATGATTAGCCCGCAGTTGTATTGGGTAATGACCGGGGACGATTTTACCCTTGACATCAATAACCCGAAAGAACCAAAAATTTTGTGCGTAGGCAACAATCCCGACCGACAGAATATTTACTCCGCAGCTTTGGGATTATACAATTCAAGAATTGTAAAACTCATCAACAAAAAAGGACAATTAAAAAGTTCGGTAATCATTGACGAATTGCCTACGATTTACTTTCGAGGACTGGACAATCTTATCGCAACGGCGAGAAGTAATAAGGTAGCAGTTTGCTTGGGCTTTCAGGATTTCTCACAGCTCATACGTGATTATGGAGATAAAGAAGCCAAGGTTATTCAAAATACGGTAGGTAATATTTTCAGTGGGCAGGTTGTGGGCGAAACGGCAAAAAGCCTTTCGGAACGCTTTGGGAAAGTGTTGCAAAAACGGCAAAGTATGACGATAAACCGTAATGATAAATCAACTTCTATTTCTACTCAATTAGACAGCCTTATTCCGGCTTCCAAAATTTCAACTTTGACACAAGGTATGTTTGTCGGTGCTATCTCCGATAACTTTGAGGAACGTATCGAACAAAAGATTTTCCACGCTGAAATTATTGTGGATAACGAAAAGGTTGCCGCCGAAACAAAAAACTATCTGAAGATACCGCAAATACTTTCGTTTGTAAATGAGCAGGGCGAGGATAAGATGAAGCAGGAAATTGAAAGTAATTACAAACAGATAAAGTCAGATATTCTGTATATTGTGGAGAGTGAAATGGAGCGTATCAAGAATGACCCTGACTTGCAGCATTTGGTACAGCAGGAATAA
- a CDS encoding DUF3408 domain-containing protein, whose amino-acid sequence MSTDNKNNDFKKPDVDEDYLMNIISGDEPVVPPQNNQQRDEPKEIKAKPKEKPRSGSSKKADYEETFLVNRFPSGRSGKVVYIRPESHERLLRIVQLTREEKITLYSYIDNILEHHFREFGDDITNYFNERFKPIL is encoded by the coding sequence ATGAGTACAGATAACAAAAACAACGATTTTAAAAAGCCTGATGTCGATGAGGATTATTTAATGAATATCATCAGTGGCGACGAGCCTGTTGTCCCACCTCAAAATAATCAGCAGAGGGATGAACCAAAAGAAATCAAGGCAAAACCCAAAGAAAAACCCCGAAGCGGTTCATCAAAAAAAGCGGACTATGAGGAAACATTTCTGGTCAATCGGTTTCCCTCCGGTCGTAGCGGCAAGGTCGTTTACATTCGTCCGGAATCCCACGAAAGATTGCTCCGCATCGTGCAATTGACAAGAGAGGAAAAAATAACCCTCTATTCCTACATTGATAACATCCTTGAACACCACTTCAGGGAGTTTGGCGATGATATTACAAATTATTTCAACGAACGTTTTAAACCTATTTTGTAG
- a CDS encoding alpha/beta hydrolase, with protein sequence MGLLIAAVSQAQEKWILQSENLAKPDTVLIFKPKTYNKIAHFPLVYLLHGYSENYKQWSQTTDLQKLADQYSFIIVTPDGFTSYYINSPINKASRYEDFFFRELIPKVHQSFNIDDKNIFISGLSMGGYGALRYFILHSDYFNTAGSTSGALEIDCPNFQKVSQHFWQTNRMTDDLTKLLGNPNTEDWHQYSISTLLKEHPNFRKPFIFDCGTEDILYPNSENLKSITDKLKIPITFISQPGDHNTEYWHKSIEHHFLYFKHHLRHE encoded by the coding sequence ATGGGACTATTGATCGCAGCTGTTTCTCAGGCACAAGAAAAATGGATTTTACAATCAGAAAATTTAGCAAAACCGGATACCGTTCTAATATTTAAACCCAAAACCTATAATAAAATAGCACATTTCCCTTTGGTTTATTTGCTACATGGATACAGCGAAAATTACAAGCAATGGTCACAGACAACCGACTTGCAAAAGCTTGCAGACCAGTATAGTTTTATCATCGTTACACCCGATGGTTTCACATCTTATTACATCAATAGTCCGATAAATAAAGCTTCACGATATGAAGACTTCTTTTTCAGGGAATTGATTCCGAAAGTGCATCAATCTTTTAATATAGATGACAAAAATATTTTCATCAGCGGTTTGAGTATGGGCGGTTACGGTGCATTGAGGTATTTCATTTTACACTCGGATTATTTCAATACAGCGGGTTCTACAAGCGGAGCTTTGGAAATTGATTGTCCGAATTTTCAGAAAGTAAGCCAACATTTTTGGCAGACCAATCGAATGACAGATGATTTGACAAAACTGCTTGGCAATCCGAATACTGAAGACTGGCATCAATACAGTATTTCAACACTTTTAAAAGAACATCCCAATTTCCGTAAACCCTTTATCTTTGATTGCGGAACGGAAGATATTTTATATCCAAATTCTGAAAATCTAAAATCAATAACCGATAAATTAAAAATCCCGATAACGTTCATCAGCCAGCCTGGCGATCACAATACGGAATATTGGCATAAATCCATTGAACATCATTTTTTGTATTTTAAACATCATTTGAGACATGAATAA
- a CDS encoding ParA family protein, translating into METKKKTLKISFSTQKGGVGKSTMTTLLASVLHYRLGFNVLVLDCDFPQHSLTNMRERDRKTLMQNEYHKRAVMKQFQSINKKAYPIIKSKAEYALEKASEYIAQSAIAPDVIFFDLPGTANTKGVLTTLKMMDFIFSPITADRLVVESTLGFTKAFLELPKTIEGNDEQELWLFWNQVDGREKTGLYDAYQSVIKQLNLPIMETRIMDSKRFRKETDDTINYVFRSSLLPAETQLLKATKMDLFIEEFLKITHL; encoded by the coding sequence ATGGAAACAAAGAAAAAAACTTTAAAAATCAGCTTCTCCACCCAAAAGGGCGGTGTGGGAAAATCAACGATGACCACCTTGCTGGCAAGTGTGCTTCACTACCGGTTAGGCTTTAATGTCCTCGTATTGGATTGTGACTTTCCGCAGCACAGCCTGACCAATATGCGGGAGCGGGATAGGAAGACCTTGATGCAGAATGAGTACCATAAAAGGGCTGTAATGAAGCAGTTCCAGAGCATTAACAAAAAAGCATACCCGATTATCAAAAGCAAAGCCGAATATGCTTTGGAAAAAGCGTCGGAATATATAGCCCAATCAGCTATTGCTCCCGATGTTATTTTCTTTGATCTGCCCGGAACCGCCAATACCAAAGGGGTACTGACCACTTTAAAAATGATGGATTTTATCTTTTCGCCCATAACCGCCGACCGTTTGGTCGTGGAAAGTACATTGGGTTTTACCAAAGCCTTTCTTGAACTCCCGAAAACCATTGAGGGTAACGATGAGCAAGAGTTATGGCTGTTCTGGAACCAAGTGGACGGCAGGGAAAAAACGGGATTGTACGATGCTTATCAAAGCGTCATCAAGCAACTCAACCTGCCCATAATGGAAACTAGGATAATGGACAGTAAGCGTTTCCGAAAGGAAACGGACGATACCATAAATTATGTATTCAGGTCAAGCTTGCTGCCCGCCGAAACACAATTACTGAAAGCAACGAAAATGGATTTGTTTATCGAGGAATTTTTAAAAATCACTCATCTATAA
- the mobA gene encoding conjugal transfer protein MobA: MNENSKKQLKKTGRPLKNDPAKIRYTISFNEEEHARFLALFDQSGMQVKAHFITSCIFDKTIKSVHIDKGTVDFYMRLTSFHSQFRSIGVNYNQIVKLLYKNFSEKKAAAYLYKLEKQTAEMVGLFKEVVQITEEFDKKYLKKQP; the protein is encoded by the coding sequence ATGAACGAGAACAGCAAAAAGCAGTTAAAAAAGACAGGTCGTCCGCTAAAAAACGACCCTGCGAAAATTCGGTACACGATTTCTTTTAACGAGGAAGAACACGCCCGTTTTCTTGCCCTGTTTGACCAATCGGGTATGCAGGTAAAGGCACATTTTATTACGTCCTGCATCTTCGACAAGACGATAAAATCTGTGCACATTGACAAAGGAACGGTTGATTTTTATATGCGATTGACTTCGTTTCACAGCCAATTTCGCTCTATTGGGGTAAATTATAATCAGATTGTAAAGCTGTTGTACAAGAATTTTTCGGAGAAAAAGGCAGCGGCTTACTTGTATAAATTGGAAAAGCAGACGGCAGAAATGGTCGGATTGTTCAAAGAAGTGGTACAGATAACGGAGGAATTTGATAAAAAATACCTCAAAAAACAGCCTTAA
- a CDS encoding winged helix-turn-helix transcriptional regulator, which yields MRKENSSNAINEQFLFQICELNSALAMISGRWKSQIVYSISQGNDRFHLLKKELPNISEQVLSRQLKELEKHAIIVKKEIPGTIPAAIQYVLTNKGSELVPILGMLCDWGKTYADGKEISVCPT from the coding sequence ATGCGTAAAGAAAATTCAAGCAATGCTATAAATGAGCAATTTTTGTTTCAGATCTGCGAGTTAAATTCAGCACTAGCAATGATTAGCGGTCGTTGGAAATCTCAAATAGTTTATTCCATTTCTCAGGGAAATGATCGTTTTCACTTATTGAAAAAGGAGCTTCCGAATATTTCCGAACAGGTGCTGAGCCGACAACTTAAAGAATTGGAAAAACACGCCATCATTGTCAAGAAGGAAATTCCGGGAACGATTCCTGCCGCAATCCAATATGTTTTGACCAATAAAGGATCGGAATTAGTCCCAATTTTGGGAATGCTTTGCGATTGGGGAAAAACCTATGCAGACGGTAAAGAGATTTCTGTTTGCCCAACCTAA
- a CDS encoding conjugal transfer protein TraD codes for MEILIVICLLIVIVLLLQEKIVIKRRSEDKPQQEKANPKLPDIMGKPKPVIRLSPPNTANERQMEEQVFDSANLDIEYDENENVGIQIPQEEQDEVFSNMPDFEEEEEEWNRHGTSGGDDGFAQGVTFEELSSVGVLLQKEKLETAQKETAVAIVQKLQGTELFSLLENSIEGATRKIAELLDSTLSSETETGSSTLRKNNLEDFDIGEFV; via the coding sequence ATGGAAATACTAATCGTGATATGCCTGCTGATAGTCATAGTCCTTCTGTTACAGGAAAAGATTGTCATTAAAAGACGCTCGGAGGATAAGCCCCAACAGGAAAAAGCAAATCCGAAACTGCCCGATATTATGGGGAAGCCCAAGCCTGTAATACGACTTTCGCCGCCAAACACTGCCAATGAACGCCAAATGGAGGAACAGGTGTTCGACTCCGCTAATTTAGACATCGAATACGACGAAAACGAAAACGTCGGTATTCAAATTCCGCAGGAAGAGCAGGACGAAGTTTTCAGTAATATGCCTGATTTTGAGGAAGAGGAAGAAGAATGGAACAGGCACGGAACATCCGGTGGCGATGACGGTTTTGCCCAAGGGGTTACCTTTGAAGAACTTAGCTCCGTGGGGGTATTGCTTCAAAAAGAAAAATTGGAAACAGCCCAGAAGGAAACAGCAGTAGCCATAGTTCAAAAATTGCAGGGAACTGAATTATTCAGCTTACTGGAAAATTCCATAGAGGGTGCTACCCGAAAAATTGCCGAGCTTTTGGACAGCACCCTCTCTTCTGAAACGGAAACCGGTTCTTCCACATTGCGGAAAAATAATTTGGAGGACTTTGATATTGGGGAGTTTGTGTGA
- the gap gene encoding type I glyceraldehyde-3-phosphate dehydrogenase, whose amino-acid sequence MRTIKVGINGFGRIGRLVFRAAQQYENIKIVGINDLVAVEYMAYMLKYDSVHGHFDGGIEVKDGNLIANGETIRITSEKNPENLKWDEIEAEYIIESTGLFLTREKAEAHLKAGAKKVVMSGPPKDDTPMFVMGVNEKNYNGEIFVSNASCTTNCVAPIVKILNDNFGVEEALMTAIHATTATQKTVDGPSMKDWRGGRSASNNIIPSATGAAKAVGKVIPELAGKITGLSFRVPVVDVSAADITFRLKNRATYEEICDAVKHAAENEMKGIVGYTEDDVVSTDMIGETRTSVLDIKAGISLSPTFVKLVSWYDNEYGFSNKILDLVVHIDKVSSK is encoded by the coding sequence ATGAGAACAATTAAAGTTGGAATCAATGGATTTGGTCGCATTGGACGCCTTGTTTTTCGGGCTGCACAGCAATATGAAAATATTAAGATTGTTGGGATAAACGATTTAGTAGCTGTTGAGTATATGGCTTATATGCTAAAATATGATTCCGTTCACGGACATTTTGATGGAGGCATTGAAGTCAAGGATGGCAATCTGATAGCCAATGGAGAAACCATTAGAATCACTTCCGAAAAAAATCCTGAAAATTTAAAATGGGATGAGATCGAAGCAGAATACATTATTGAATCCACCGGACTGTTTCTGACCCGTGAAAAAGCAGAAGCACACCTTAAAGCCGGTGCCAAAAAAGTGGTTATGTCAGGACCTCCAAAAGATGATACACCAATGTTTGTCATGGGAGTAAATGAAAAAAATTATAATGGGGAAATTTTTGTTTCCAATGCATCCTGTACGACAAATTGTGTAGCACCGATCGTTAAAATACTGAATGATAACTTTGGTGTAGAAGAAGCACTGATGACCGCTATCCATGCCACAACCGCTACCCAAAAGACCGTGGACGGCCCTTCGATGAAAGATTGGCGCGGCGGTCGTTCAGCATCCAATAATATTATTCCTTCCGCTACCGGAGCCGCAAAAGCCGTAGGCAAAGTAATTCCCGAACTTGCAGGAAAAATCACGGGATTGTCTTTCAGAGTTCCCGTGGTGGATGTATCTGCGGCGGATATTACGTTCCGCCTGAAAAATCGGGCCACTTACGAAGAAATATGCGACGCGGTAAAACATGCAGCAGAAAATGAGATGAAAGGAATTGTTGGTTATACCGAAGATGATGTAGTTTCTACGGATATGATTGGCGAAACAAGAACTTCCGTATTGGACATCAAAGCCGGAATTTCACTTTCGCCGACTTTCGTAAAATTGGTAAGCTGGTACGATAACGAATACGGATTTTCCAATAAAATCCTTGATTTGGTTGTACATATAGACAAGGTTTCATCTAAATAA
- the mobB gene encoding conjugal transfer protein MobB produces the protein MIAKIGRSENLYGALAYNNLKVEKENGQILFANKIIETSDGQYSVAQLAQSFAPYLLANLNTQKHTLHISLNPDPKDNVSDDKYREMAQQYMREMGYGEQPFVVFKHTDIDRSHIHIVSVCVDENGKKISDKFEKMRSMNICRELERQYNLIPATDKERQQNDKVFKPVDYKADDVKSQIASVVHHLPNYYQFQSLGEYNDLLSLFNITTEKVEGELHGKAQQGLLYIPLNAQGGKAGNPFKASLFGKSAGLPALEFHFEKSKEALKNHPTKPTLKAAVTIALQSTADELSFKKQLGEQGINVVVRRNDTGRIYGMTFIDHNSKTVWNGSRLGKEFSANTFNDYWNNNIKPEIKEPITKESKISTSNDVVLPKEDPHHLFDFLSTNKHEDGLIEAFGGLLIPEAQGEDYEEQEFANRMKKKRKRKRGQK, from the coding sequence ATGATTGCAAAAATCGGGAGAAGTGAAAATTTATACGGAGCATTGGCGTATAATAATCTGAAAGTGGAAAAGGAAAACGGGCAAATCCTGTTTGCCAACAAGATAATTGAAACGTCAGACGGGCAATATTCCGTTGCACAATTAGCACAATCTTTTGCACCTTATCTGTTGGCAAATCTCAATACCCAAAAACATACGTTGCATATTTCGCTCAATCCCGACCCGAAAGATAATGTCAGCGATGATAAATATCGGGAAATGGCACAGCAGTATATGCGAGAAATGGGCTACGGCGAACAGCCTTTTGTGGTATTCAAACATACGGACATTGACCGTTCCCATATTCATATCGTATCGGTCTGTGTGGACGAGAACGGTAAAAAAATCTCTGACAAGTTTGAAAAAATGCGGTCGATGAATATTTGTCGTGAACTCGAAAGACAATACAATCTCATACCAGCTACGGACAAGGAACGCCAACAGAACGACAAGGTTTTTAAACCTGTGGATTATAAAGCAGACGACGTAAAAAGCCAAATTGCTTCGGTAGTCCACCACCTGCCGAACTATTATCAATTCCAATCTTTAGGAGAATATAATGATTTGCTATCCCTGTTCAATATTACCACCGAAAAAGTGGAGGGCGAATTACACGGAAAGGCACAGCAGGGCTTATTGTACATTCCTTTAAATGCTCAAGGTGGAAAAGCCGGAAATCCGTTTAAAGCTTCTTTATTCGGAAAGAGTGCCGGGCTTCCGGCGTTGGAATTTCATTTTGAAAAATCAAAAGAGGCTTTAAAAAATCATCCCACCAAACCGACTTTAAAAGCAGCCGTTACCATTGCCCTGCAATCTACGGCTGATGAATTGAGCTTTAAAAAACAGTTGGGAGAGCAAGGTATTAATGTAGTCGTACGGAGGAACGACACCGGACGTATTTACGGTATGACGTTCATCGACCACAATTCCAAAACCGTTTGGAACGGTTCACGTTTAGGCAAAGAGTTTTCTGCCAATACCTTTAATGATTATTGGAACAACAATATCAAACCGGAGATTAAAGAACCCATCACAAAAGAATCAAAAATTTCCACATCGAATGATGTCGTTCTTCCGAAGGAAGATCCGCATCATTTGTTCGACTTCTTATCTACAAACAAACACGAAGACGGTTTGATAGAAGCGTTTGGCGGTTTGCTCATACCTGAAGCACAAGGCGAAGATTATGAGGAGCAGGAATTTGCCAATAGAATGAAGAAGAAACGGAAACGTAAAAGAGGTCAGAAATAG